In the genome of Streptomyces sp. 846.5, the window CTCGATGAGTGCCATCAGCGCGGTGGACTCGGCGATTTCGGGGGGGAGCGAACGGGATGTGCTGGCCGACACGAACAACCTCTCGGACGTGAGTGAACAGAAACCGACCTGTGAAGGCCGGATTCTGGTAACTGCTGGACGTGAAATCTGGAGCTGAACCTGGTTCGGCGTCCGGCACACGAAGTGCCGCCGCCTCCGTAGACATCGCTGCCCGCGGAGAAGTGTTACGCCTCGCTTTCGTGGTGCAGGTCACAGTCGCCCGACGACGCTGCTGCCGGGAACCTACCCAGGACAACCCCGAGAGATGAGGGGATCATTCCTGCGGTCGCCCGATCCGGTGAAGGTTCCCGATAACACCAGCAGGCCGCCGCCCGGATCGGGCGGCGGCCTGCTGGCGGACTGCGGGCTCAGTGCTCGCGAGGCGCCGGGACCACGTGGTCCACCTCGGGATGGACCGTCAGAAGCGCACGCATGGCGGCCTCTGCCGCCGTGCCGTCGCCGGTGCCGAGCGCCTCCACCAGACGGGCGTGCAGACCGACCGACGGCTCGGACGGACGCTCGCACGCGGTGACCGGGCTGCCGGACACGGTGAGCGCGGAGCCGACGATCCCGGCCAGGTGCTCCAGCATCCGGTTCCCGGCCAGCTCCAGCAGCAGGGCGTGGAACTCGCTGTCGGCCCGGCTGAAGGTGACCTGGTCGCCCTGGGCCACGGCGTGGCCCATGATCTCGGTCATGTCCACCATGCGCTGGTGGACCTCGTCCCGGCCGTGCCCGGCCGCGAGCCTGGCGGCCAGCGGCTCGATGGCCCAGCGCAGTTCGAACAGCTCGCGGCGCTGCTCGTCGCGCTGCGGACCGTAGGCGCGCCACTCGATGATGTCGGGGTCGAGCAGGTTCCAGTCGGCGACCGGGCGGACCCGGGTGCCCACATTGGGACGGGCGCTGACCAGGCCCTTGGCCTCCAGCACCCGCAGGGACTCGCGGACGACGGTGCGGGACACCTCGAAACGCTGGCCGATCTCCTCCGGGACCAGGGGGCGGTCCGCGCCCAGGTCGCCGGAGACGATCATCTGCCCGAGCTGCTGGACGAGCTGTCCGTGCAGTCCCCGGCCACGGCCGCCGGCGACCCGGCGGCCGGGCCGGCCGAGGTCGGAGTCGGAACTGTCCCAGTGCAGCGAGGGGCCGGGGGCGCCGCGCTCGGGGAAGGCCCGCTCGGCGGTGCGTTCGCCGACGGGGAAGCGGTCCAGCTCGCCGACGCCGGAGCGGGACGGCTCGGACAGGCGGGCGGTGGTCATGGGGGGATGCGCAACGGTACTCACGTCTCCTTTGTCGGCGATGGCGGCCCGCGCCTTGAGGACTTTCGTGAAAAGCACACGAAAGGGTGATCGCCTGTCACCAGACAATTGACGATTTATCTGCATCTTCTGCGCAAAACAGGCAGAGTCTGGCGAGGCCCGACCCCTGACGATCACTCAGCGTCAGCACACATGGTCGAGCGCTCGCCCGGAACGAAGCGACTCAGACCCCGCGTCGGCGGGGCAGCACGGCGAGGTAGCCGAGCAGGAGCAGCAGGACGGGCCCGGCCGACAGGAGCAGCAGGCCTCTCGGGGACAGCGAGGCGGTGCTGTGCAGCCCGCTGAGCGGTCCGTAGAGCCAGGCGTGGCCGGTGTCGACCGGGAACAGCCGGTGCCAGTGGGCGGCCCGCAGCCGGTCCCCGGTCAGGCTGCCGTCGCGCAGCAGCCGCACCGCCGGTTCCACCAGGACCGGGAGGGTCAGCAGCACCAGCATCCCGGCGGCGGCGCTGCGCAGCAGGGCGGCCGCGAGCAGCCCGATCCAGCCGGCGGTCACCGCGAGCGCGGCGAAGCCGAGCAGGGCGGGCTCCAGCGCGGGGCGCCGGTGCAGGACGACGGCGTACACCCCGGCGTCCACCGCCAGCGTCGCTGCGACCAGCAGCACCGAGTAGACGGCGGACAGCACGAGCTTCGCCAGCAGCAGCCCGAGGCGGCGGCGGGCGGGCACCAGCAGCGGCTGCAGCACCGGGTAGCGGACCTCGTGGCCGTAGGACAGCGCGCCGACCACACCGGCGCCGAGGGCCGCGATCGGCAGCGGCAGCAGCGGGACGCCCGCGGTGAGGACCCGCATCGGGTCGGCCAGGGGGGGCTGGCGGACCGTCAGGGCGGCCACAGCGGCGTCGGCGAGGACCACGGCCGCCAGGACGAGCCAGGTGGACCGGATTCCGGTGAGCCGTCGGCGCTCATAGGTCAGTGCGTGCACGTGCTCACTCGCTTCGCTGGTCGGACACGGGGGGCTCGTCCCGGTAGAGCGGACCGCTGACCGAGGCGAGGCCGGCCGGGACGCGGGACCGGGTCGCGGTGTCCGTCGTCGGAACTGGGACCGACGCGGAGACGGCGCTTCCCGGGGTCAGCACGACGACGGTCTCGCCCGGCTGCGCGGGCGCGGTTGCAGGTGCAGCCGCATTCGCCGATGCTGCCGCCGCCCCTGCGGGCGGCGACCCGACAGCGGCGGCGGTCTCGGTGCCTCGGCGCGCGGGCAACGGGGGCGTGGCCGGGGCGCCGGGCACGGATCCGGCGGCGCGGTCGGCGAGTTCGTGCAGCAGGATGCCGTGCCGGTAGGCGAGTTCACCGATCTGGGTGCGGGAGACGCCGACCACGGCGATGCCCGCACCGCCCTCCCGGCGCACCTGGGCGCCGGACTCGGTCAACAGGTCGGCGAGCCGGCCCACCTGGGGGCCGCGCACCGACACCTCGTCACGCAGCCTGCCGCCGACGAAGTCGGCCTTGGTCTGGTCCGCCACGAGCCTGCCGCCGTCCAGGGTCACCACATGGTCCGCCAGCGCCGCGGCCTCGCGCGGATCCCGCACCGTGGCCAGGACAGAGCCGCCGCCGGCCGCGAAGGCCCGGAGGAAGGCGTGGAACCATTCGGTGTTCTTGGGCGAGAGCCCGTACGTGGGTTCGTCCAGCAGCAGCGTGCCGGGGTCGCCGAGCAGGGCCTCGGCCAGGGCGAGCCGACGGCTCATACCGGGCGAGAAGGTACGCAGCCGGTGACCCGCCGCCGGGGCGAGCCTGGTCTGCTCCAGCAGTTGGTCGGCGCGGCGGGCCGGGACCCCGACAGCGGCGGCGACCATGCGCAGATGCGCCCGGGCCTCCCGACCGGGGTGCCCGGGGTGGCGCCCGGAATCACCGAGGACCACGCCGACCTGCCGCTCGGGACGCCGCAGCCGGCGGTAGGTCCGCCCGTCGAAGAGCGCGACGCCCTGGCCGCGCTCCAGTCCGAGGGCGAGCCTCAGCGCCGTGGTGCGACCGGACCCCTCGGGCCCGAGGAGCACGGTGACCTGGCCTTCGCGCGCGTCGAAGGAGAGGTCGAGCAGAGCCGGGGGACGTCCCCTGCGACAGCTCTTGGTCAGTCCGATCGCCTGGAACACAGGGCCTCACCTCGCGATGCCGGTGCGCAGCCTTCCTCCGCCCGTTGCCAGCACGATAGACCGACTTAGTTACTTTGCGTGGTATTGGCACTACGGCATGTAGGCGGCAGTGATGGCATTGACGTGCCGTCAGGCGTCGGGCCTCAGCATGGGCGGGTTCAGCACCGTCGCGTCCCCGGCCCGGAACAGCTGGGCCGGGCGCCCGCCCTGACGGGTCGTGGTGCCACCCGCCGGCACCAGGAACCCGGGGGTCCCGGTGACCTTGCGATGGAAGTTGCGCGGGTCGAGCGAGACCCCCCACACCGACTCGTAGACCTGCCGCAGTTCCCCGACGGTGAACTCCTCCGGGCAGAAGGCGGTGGCCAGCGAGGAGTACTCGATCTTCGAGCGGGCGCGCTCGACCCCGTCGGCGAGGATCCGGGTGTGGTCGAAGGCCAGCAGCAGACCGTCGTCCTTGCCGCGCCCGAGCAGCTCCTCCACCGGGGCCCACCGGGCGCTGCGAACGTCCCCACCGGGGCGCGGGGTGGGCAGGTCGGGGGCCAGGGCCAGGTGAGCGACGCTCACCACCCGCATCCGCGGGTCCCGTTGCGGGTCGCCGTAGGTAGCCAGTTGCTCCAGATGGGCCCCCACCCCGGGCCCCTGGCCGGCCGCACCATGGGTGCGCAGCCCGGTCTCCTCGGCCAGTTCGCGGGCCGCCGCCTCGATCAGCCCCTCGTCGGGGCGGACGAACCCGCCCGGCAGTGCCCAGAATCCCTGGAAGGGCGGCTCGCCGCGCCGCACCATCAGGGCGCACAGCGCATGATCGCGAACAGTCAATACGACCAGGTCAACAGTGACCGCGAACGGGGGGAAGGCCGACGGATCGTAACGCGACATGGGCGCGATCATAGTCGTCTCACTGACGATAAACACCCCCGCCCGGTGGGGCGGCGCAACCGGACCCGCGACCGGTCCTGACCCGTCTGCGCTCGCCGGGGGCCCGTCCGGGACGGCGCCCGGGCCCGCGCCGCTGCCGGGAGCGGCGCTCGGCCCGCAGCGTGGCGCAGAGCGACTGCGGCTGGGCCCCGGTGTTGACCGCCTCGTAGAGCAGCCTGGCGAAGGCGTAGTCCTCGTCCGTCTCCAGCGCCCGGCGCAGCGCGATCCTCGCGGTGACCTGATCGCCGGTGACCCAGGCGGTCCAGGCCAGCAGGGACAGCGGGGCGGCCGCGTGGTCGTCGAACGGGCCGGTACAGCGACGGGCCAGGAACCGCCACAACCGCTGGGCGTGCTCCACGTCGGGCGGGTCGAGCCACTCCGCGGCCCGGTCCCTGGCCAGCCGGTCCTGCAGGCCCAGGATCAGCCGGGCGGCCTCCTCCGGCGGCAGTTCGACGGCGCCGCCGCCGAACCGCTGCACCGCGGCGTCCACCAGCTCCGCGGTACGCGCCCTGACCGCCTCCCGGCCGCCGTCCTCCGACAGTTCCGCCACCAGAGCGGGGACCACCCGCTCGAACGCCCGCAACTGCTCCTCGGCGCTGGAGGCCGCCACCGGGGCGAGCTCCTGCTCCAGCTCCTTGAGGCTGCCCCGCACGCTGATACCGGCGTAGGCGGCCGCTGCGGCCACCGCGGGGGTGCTGCCGGGCCGCTCGACGGGCGTGCCCTCGGCGGGGCAGCAGACCGGGTTGCCGCAGGCGTAGGACCACCAGCGCCCGCCCGAGACGCAGAGCGACTCGTGCACCGGAATGCCGGCGGCGCGGAACGCCTCGGCGAGTGCGTCGGCGAGCGGCGCCAGCGAGTCGCGGACCGCACGGCCGTCCTGGCCCGGTTCGGGATCGCGGCAGAGGTAGAGGATCACCGCGTCCGGACTCCGGTCCCGGTGCTCGGAGAGCGCCACCAGGTAGCGGGCCACCTCCGCCGCGGCCTCGGGCCAGTCCGGGGGCGGGGGCAGGTCGATCCGCACCGTGCCGCCCTGCCTGCGCCGGGGCCCCTGCAGCCCCAGCGCGACCACGCTGTCGCTGGGGAAGAAGCCGAGCAGGAAGGGCAGGACGTCGACCATGTCGGCGGGCGTCCGCATGGTCACCACGGGATGGTCGAAGGGAGTGGTCGGGGACTGCGCGTGCTCGTTCATGGGTCGAGCATGTCCGGTCCCGGGCGGCCCGGAGGGAGGTCCGGCGCGCGCTGTGGACAAGTCGGGGGCTGTGGAGAACCCCGCCACACGTCCGAGTGAAGCGGAAACGTTCCTGCGCCCCGGATGCCTCCTGAATCCACAGCTTCTCCACCGCCGTTCGCCGATTGTCGGCCCCAGCGGCTATCAATGAGCCATGGACCAGACCCCGGACACCCAGCCGCTCACCGACCGCGCGGCGGTCCGCGAGCGGGCCGACGCCGTGCTCCGCGATCTCGCGGGCGGCGACGCCCGGCTGCGCGAGGACCAGTGGCGCGCCATCGAGGCCCTGGTGGTGGACCACCGCAGAGCCCTGGTGGTGCAGCGCACCGGCTGGGGGAAGTCCGCCGTCTACTTCGTGGCCACCGCCCTGCTCCGGGCGGCCGGCGCGGGCCCGACCGTGATCGTCTCCCCGCTGCTGGCCCTGATGCGCAACCAGATCGACTCGGCCGCCCGGGCCGGGATCACCGCACGCACCATCAACTCCGCCAATGCCGACGAGTGGGAGACGGTCCAGGCCGAGGTCGCCTCGGGCGCCGTGGACGTCCTCCTGGTCAGCCCGGAACGGCTGAACAACCCCGACTTCCGGGACCAGGTGCTGCCCCGCCTCGCCGCCTCCACCGGGCTGCTGGTGGTCGACGAGGCGCACTGCATCTCGGACTGGGGCCATGACTTCCGCCCCGACTACCGGCGACTGCGGACCATGCTCGCTGAGCTCTCCCCCGGCGTGCCGGTGCTGGCCACCACCGCGACCGCGAACGCCCGGGTCACCGCCGACGTGGCCGAGCAGCTCGGCACCGGCGGCGCCGAGGCGCTGGTGCTCCGGGGGCCGCTGGACCGGGAGAGCCTGGCCCTGTCGGTGCTGCCGCTCGGCGATCCGGCGCACCGGCTCGCCTGGCTCGCGGACCACCTCCCCGACCTGCCGGGGTCCGGCATCGTCTACACGCTGACCGTGGCCGCCGCCGAGGAGGTCACCGCCTTCCTGCGGCAGCGCGGCTTCCCGGTGGCCTCCTACTCGGGGCGCACCGAGGACGTCGACCGGCGCAGCGCCGAGGCGGACCTGCTCGCCAACCGGGTGAAGGCCCTGGTCGCCACCTCCGCCCTGGGCATGGGCTTCGACAAGCCCGACCTGGGCTTCGTGGTGCACCTGGGCTCGCCGCAGTCACCTATCGCCTACTACCAGCAGGTCGGCCGCGCCGGGCGCGGTATCAAGCGCGCCGAGGCCCTGCTGCTGCCGGGGCCCGAGGACCAGGCCATCTGGCGCTACTTCGCCGGCCTCGCCTTCCCGCCCGAGGAGCAGGTCCGGGCGACTCTCTCCGCGCTGGCCGGGCACACCGACCCGGACGGCGTCCCGCTCCCCCTGTCCACCCCGGCCCTGGAGGCCCGGGTCGACCTGCGGCGCACCCGGCTGGAGACCATGCTCAAGGTCCTGGACGTGGACGGCGCCGTGAAGCGGGTGCGCGGCGGCTGGATCTCCACCGGCCGCCCCTGGTCCTACGACAGCGAGCGCTACGCCAGGGTCGCCGAGACCCGCCGGGCCGAACAGCAGTCGATGCTGGACTACGCCTCGACCCTCGGCTGCCGGATGGACTTCCTGCGCCGCCAGCTCGACGACGGGGAGTCCGCGCCCTGCGGCCGCTGCGACAACTGCGCGGGGGCCCGCTTCCCGGTGGAGGCCTCCCCGGAGGCCCTGGACGCGGCCCGGGCGGCGCTCGGGCGGCCGGGCATCGAGCTGGAGCCCCGGCGGCAGTGGCCCACCGGCCTCGCGGCGGCCGGGATCGAGCTCAAGGGCAGGATCGCCCCCGGCGAGCAGGCCGCCGCCGGGCGGGCCCTGGGCCGGCTGTCGGACATCGGCTGGGGCACCCGACTGCGGGGCCTGCTGACACCGGGGGCGCCCGACGTCCCCGTGCCGGCCGACGTGCTGGACGCGGTGGTCACGGTCCTGGCCGACTGGGCCCGCGGCCCGGGTGGCTGGGCCGGTCCCGACGCCGCGGTGGCCCGTCCGTCCGGCGTGGTGACCCTGGCCTCCCGCAGCCGCCCACAGCTGGTGGAGAGCCTGGGCGCGGGCATCGCCCGGGTGGGCAGGCTCCCGCTGCTCGGCCGGGTCGAGTACACGCCCGACCGGCCCGCGCGCGGCTCGCGCTCCAACAGCGCGCAGCGGCTCCGGAGCCTGCACGGCTCCTTCGAACTACCCGAACAGCTCAGCGCGGCCCTCGCCGAACTGGAGGGTCCGGTCCTGCTGGTGGACGACTTCACGGACAGCGGCTGGACCCTGGCCGTCACCGCCAGACTGCTGCGCCGCGCCGGTGCTCCGGGGGTACTTCCGCTGGTGCTGGCCCAGCAGGCATGAGCAGCGGAACGCAGCCGCGCCTGTCAGCACATCACCGCAACAGTGCTGATAATGAAAATAACTGACAGAAGATTGCCGCCGGATCGGCTGAACACGGACACTTCCGACAGAGTGCCCGTTGCCGCATTCGACCCCGGGACGTGAGAATTGGACCGACCGGCACATGGGGCACGGGGAGGGAGGGCCTTGAGCATGGACTCCGGCAATCGCAGGCCTTCCAGCAGACGCCCGGCCCGGATCACCCTGCACGCGGTGTCCCTGCCGGGAGCCTCGACCCGCCTCATCGACCAGGAGAGCTGGGTCCAGACCACTCCCCCGCTGCTGCGCGCCCCGCGCGAGCTCGTCAACGACCTCCACCGGGTGCACCGGCCGCAACCGGGCACCGCGGTGCTCGGCGTGCTGGAACAGGACGGCCGGATGGTCGCCGGGGCCTCGTTCTCGGCCAGGGTGGGGTACGGCGACGGCTGGCAGTACCGCAACGCCATCCTGGCCCACCTGCGCGGCATCGTCCCGCACGACCTGCGGCTGGCCCGACCGGTCCGCACCGTCGTCCTGATGCTGTGCCGGCGCGGCACCCCCGAGTG includes:
- a CDS encoding NUDIX domain-containing protein, with the protein product MSRYDPSAFPPFAVTVDLVVLTVRDHALCALMVRRGEPPFQGFWALPGGFVRPDEGLIEAAARELAEETGLRTHGAAGQGPGVGAHLEQLATYGDPQRDPRMRVVSVAHLALAPDLPTPRPGGDVRSARWAPVEELLGRGKDDGLLLAFDHTRILADGVERARSKIEYSSLATAFCPEEFTVGELRQVYESVWGVSLDPRNFHRKVTGTPGFLVPAGGTTTRQGGRPAQLFRAGDATVLNPPMLRPDA
- a CDS encoding RecQ family ATP-dependent DNA helicase, coding for MDQTPDTQPLTDRAAVRERADAVLRDLAGGDARLREDQWRAIEALVVDHRRALVVQRTGWGKSAVYFVATALLRAAGAGPTVIVSPLLALMRNQIDSAARAGITARTINSANADEWETVQAEVASGAVDVLLVSPERLNNPDFRDQVLPRLAASTGLLVVDEAHCISDWGHDFRPDYRRLRTMLAELSPGVPVLATTATANARVTADVAEQLGTGGAEALVLRGPLDRESLALSVLPLGDPAHRLAWLADHLPDLPGSGIVYTLTVAAAEEVTAFLRQRGFPVASYSGRTEDVDRRSAEADLLANRVKALVATSALGMGFDKPDLGFVVHLGSPQSPIAYYQQVGRAGRGIKRAEALLLPGPEDQAIWRYFAGLAFPPEEQVRATLSALAGHTDPDGVPLPLSTPALEARVDLRRTRLETMLKVLDVDGAVKRVRGGWISTGRPWSYDSERYARVAETRRAEQQSMLDYASTLGCRMDFLRRQLDDGESAPCGRCDNCAGARFPVEASPEALDAARAALGRPGIELEPRRQWPTGLAAAGIELKGRIAPGEQAAAGRALGRLSDIGWGTRLRGLLTPGAPDVPVPADVLDAVVTVLADWARGPGGWAGPDAAVARPSGVVTLASRSRPQLVESLGAGIARVGRLPLLGRVEYTPDRPARGSRSNSAQRLRSLHGSFELPEQLSAALAELEGPVLLVDDFTDSGWTLAVTARLLRRAGAPGVLPLVLAQQA
- a CDS encoding FadR/GntR family transcriptional regulator, whose amino-acid sequence is MLFTKVLKARAAIADKGDVSTVAHPPMTTARLSEPSRSGVGELDRFPVGERTAERAFPERGAPGPSLHWDSSDSDLGRPGRRVAGGRGRGLHGQLVQQLGQMIVSGDLGADRPLVPEEIGQRFEVSRTVVRESLRVLEAKGLVSARPNVGTRVRPVADWNLLDPDIIEWRAYGPQRDEQRRELFELRWAIEPLAARLAAGHGRDEVHQRMVDMTEIMGHAVAQGDQVTFSRADSEFHALLLELAGNRMLEHLAGIVGSALTVSGSPVTACERPSEPSVGLHARLVEALGTGDGTAAEAAMRALLTVHPEVDHVVPAPREH
- a CDS encoding ATP-binding cassette domain-containing protein, with product MFQAIGLTKSCRRGRPPALLDLSFDAREGQVTVLLGPEGSGRTTALRLALGLERGQGVALFDGRTYRRLRRPERQVGVVLGDSGRHPGHPGREARAHLRMVAAAVGVPARRADQLLEQTRLAPAAGHRLRTFSPGMSRRLALAEALLGDPGTLLLDEPTYGLSPKNTEWFHAFLRAFAAGGGSVLATVRDPREAAALADHVVTLDGGRLVADQTKADFVGGRLRDEVSVRGPQVGRLADLLTESGAQVRREGGAGIAVVGVSRTQIGELAYRHGILLHELADRAAGSVPGAPATPPLPARRGTETAAAVGSPPAGAAAASANAAAPATAPAQPGETVVVLTPGSAVSASVPVPTTDTATRSRVPAGLASVSGPLYRDEPPVSDQRSE
- a CDS encoding DUF4192 domain-containing protein, which translates into the protein MNEHAQSPTTPFDHPVVTMRTPADMVDVLPFLLGFFPSDSVVALGLQGPRRRQGGTVRIDLPPPPDWPEAAAEVARYLVALSEHRDRSPDAVILYLCRDPEPGQDGRAVRDSLAPLADALAEAFRAAGIPVHESLCVSGGRWWSYACGNPVCCPAEGTPVERPGSTPAVAAAAAYAGISVRGSLKELEQELAPVAASSAEEQLRAFERVVPALVAELSEDGGREAVRARTAELVDAAVQRFGGGAVELPPEEAARLILGLQDRLARDRAAEWLDPPDVEHAQRLWRFLARRCTGPFDDHAAAPLSLLAWTAWVTGDQVTARIALRRALETDEDYAFARLLYEAVNTGAQPQSLCATLRAERRSRQRRGPGRRPGRAPGERRRVRTGRGSGCAAPPGGGVYRQ